A single window of Vicia villosa cultivar HV-30 ecotype Madison, WI unplaced genomic scaffold, Vvil1.0 ctg.000822F_1_1, whole genome shotgun sequence DNA harbors:
- the LOC131631401 gene encoding auxin-induced protein IAA4, translating into MEFKATELRLGLPGITEEEEKKIKNNKRQLPQTSEESVSISKVTNDEQIVESSSAAPPAKAKIVGWPPIRSYRKNSLQEADAGGIFVKVSMDGAPYLRKIDLKVYGGYPELLKALETMFKLTIGEYSEREGYKGSEFAPTYEDKDGDWMLVGDVPWDMFVTSCKRLRIMKGAEAKGLGCGV; encoded by the exons ATGGAATTCAAGGCTACTGAACTTAGATTGGGGTTACCAGGAATAACAGAGGAAGAGGAAAAGAAAATCAAGAACAACAAAAGACAATTACCTCAAACTTCTGAGGAATCTGTTTCAATTTCCAAGGTTACAAATGATGAGCAGATTGTGGAGAGTTCTTCTGCAGCCCCTCCTGCAAA GGCAAAGATAGTTGGGTGGCCACCAATTAGATCTTACAGGAAAAACAGTTTGCAAGAGGCTGATGCTGGTGGGATCTTTGTGAAAGTGAGCATGGATGGTGCCCCTTACCTTAGAAAGATTGACTTAAAGGTCTATGGAGGGTACCCAGAATTACTCAAAGCTCTAGAAACCATGTTCAAGTTAACCATAG GTGAGTATTCTGAAAGAGAAGGTTATAAGGGATCTGAATTTGCACCAACTTATGAAGACAAGGATGGTGATTGGATGTTAGTCGGAGATGTTCCATGGGA CATGTTTGTGACTTCCTGCAAAAGGCTAAGAATCATGAAAGGGGCAGAAGCTAAAGGTTTGGGTTGTGGTGTATGA